Proteins from a genomic interval of Pelagibaculum spongiae:
- a CDS encoding histidine phosphatase family protein — protein sequence MLTTIDLLRHGLPEGGRKLRGAIDDPLSKVGWQQMWSTVDQYLENPPWQHIVCSPLIRCSQFAEKLADKANLSYQIIPELKEISFGVWDGKSPEEIGEKRLAEYWLDPLRYAPDQSEGIVEFNQRILNVWANLLNNYNGQHILLVGHGALIRILLANVLQMPLHAIYRIEVPFASLSRILIQDKGEKPFSRLAFHASR from the coding sequence ATGTTGACCACGATTGATCTGTTGCGCCACGGGCTACCTGAAGGTGGCCGTAAATTGCGCGGTGCAATTGATGATCCACTAAGTAAAGTTGGTTGGCAGCAAATGTGGTCAACCGTTGATCAGTATCTTGAAAATCCTCCCTGGCAGCATATTGTTTGTTCTCCATTAATTCGTTGTAGTCAATTTGCTGAAAAATTAGCTGACAAAGCCAATTTGTCATACCAAATTATCCCGGAATTAAAAGAAATTAGCTTTGGGGTTTGGGATGGAAAGTCACCAGAAGAAATCGGTGAAAAACGTTTAGCTGAGTATTGGTTAGACCCTTTGAGGTATGCCCCAGATCAATCGGAAGGGATAGTTGAATTTAATCAACGTATTTTGAATGTATGGGCAAATTTGCTGAATAACTACAATGGACAACACATTTTGTTAGTGGGTCACGGAGCGTTGATTCGTATTTTGCTAGCGAATGTGCTCCAGATGCCGTTACATGCCATTTATCGGATCGAAGTACCCTTCGCAAGTCTGAGCCGTATATTGATTCAGGACAAGGGAGAAAAACCGTTTTCACGGTTGGCATTTCATGCATCCCGTTAA
- the ampD gene encoding 1,6-anhydro-N-acetylmuramyl-L-alanine amidase AmpD: MEISNETGLLSLACQFASAHFSERPDPNDISLLVIHCISLPPGQFGGREIHDLFMGQLDCDAHEYFEQLRGLEVSSHLVISRDGSVEQYVPFHLMAWHAGKSEFNGRQRCNDFSIGIELEGTETETYTDAQYRSLSRVTKCLLDHYPAINPERIVGHSDIAPVRKTDPGQFFDWERYMRMLESEDVDHD; encoded by the coding sequence ATGGAAATTTCAAACGAGACAGGATTGCTCTCTTTGGCATGTCAATTTGCCAGCGCTCATTTCAGTGAGCGTCCAGATCCAAATGATATTTCTTTATTAGTAATTCATTGCATCAGCTTGCCGCCAGGGCAGTTCGGTGGCAGAGAAATTCATGACTTGTTTATGGGTCAGTTAGATTGTGATGCTCATGAGTATTTTGAGCAATTACGTGGTTTGGAAGTCTCTAGCCATCTGGTGATTAGTCGAGATGGTTCGGTTGAACAATATGTACCGTTTCATCTGATGGCTTGGCATGCAGGTAAAAGTGAATTTAATGGTCGTCAGCGCTGCAATGATTTTTCAATCGGTATTGAGTTGGAAGGAACTGAAACTGAAACCTATACCGATGCTCAATATCGTTCGCTTTCACGAGTAACAAAGTGTTTGCTGGATCACTATCCGGCGATAAACCCTGAGCGCATTGTTGGTCACAGTGATATTGCTCCCGTTCGCAAAACCGATCCCGGTCAATTCTTTGATTGGGAAAGATATATGCGAATGCTGGAGTCTGAGGATGTTGACCACGATTGA
- a CDS encoding DUF1631 family protein, whose translation MNDSSLGNARGRAVIDRMKDPVGQKLSGLLVHMLDQVDDALFELADRAVAGDQTIYFDAMREIRIRRKGLHTRFNQEVDQYFHLMTREPQVSETEVAAELDSLSLVKEDEMEEQLALTGMVERVVKISTNSMTVLDQRTAWLCSCSPDDCRSLSPKVIAEAFFESSRILELPIKARIVLYKLFEKHVMLQLPEFYHWLNQWLEQAGVLPDLTIDSMRKEAWQRRNAAVQASVQNTVNSAGQPLPELAEQAIIGGEMPPQQNMQPVMQQGQHNIMPAVQQLMASYRQGQGVNEPMPPQQAQIIPRDMLLNELTGLQTSQQMIAVQPSQLKEVIQNQIANNMPSANIGRFESDAIDLISMMFEFILSDSLLPDPIKSQVSRLQIPVVKAVIADPGFFSQHGHVSKKLINTMAHAGVGWHDDERGKRLLSFMTKQVDNILQRYQQDAGVFELAELELTDYLQNDQRRTELLEKRIREAEEGKARNQQAVEKNDKILKPLLSGALAEPVAKLLHHWQQVLKIDWLKHGDDPGGIWDKNCQEAALLSGLGKGLPINAGELGRLAEALKQGFMRNGLDEPEVRRLLKQIQQPLQIPQQACSANEALYQPADETTGLAADVIPQADLDEQVEDQSSQALLTEPAPMEQFIATSSAQGAEQAVSNAPVEPDMSSWLSMVDSFCRGQWFEWQDQDNKLRCKLAAVIGSSGRYIFVDRNGMKVRDNNRDELAQALQAQQLRLLDDAAMFDRALEAVIVNLREVGEKIG comes from the coding sequence ATGAACGATTCCTCTCTCGGTAATGCCAGAGGAAGAGCAGTTATTGACCGGATGAAAGACCCGGTCGGCCAGAAATTATCTGGTTTGCTGGTTCACATGTTGGATCAAGTGGATGATGCTTTGTTTGAATTGGCTGATCGAGCTGTTGCTGGCGACCAAACGATTTACTTCGATGCGATGCGAGAAATTCGGATTCGCCGCAAAGGTCTGCATACCCGTTTTAATCAGGAAGTTGATCAGTATTTTCATTTGATGACGCGTGAGCCTCAGGTTTCGGAAACTGAAGTGGCTGCTGAGCTAGATAGTTTGAGCTTGGTTAAAGAAGATGAAATGGAAGAACAATTGGCGCTGACTGGAATGGTCGAGCGAGTTGTTAAAATATCTACCAATTCAATGACGGTGCTTGACCAACGTACTGCCTGGTTATGTAGTTGTTCCCCTGATGATTGTCGTTCGCTATCTCCCAAAGTGATTGCCGAAGCTTTTTTTGAATCCAGTCGAATACTTGAACTGCCAATTAAAGCTCGAATTGTTCTTTACAAGTTGTTTGAAAAGCATGTGATGCTGCAATTGCCAGAATTTTATCACTGGCTTAACCAGTGGTTAGAGCAAGCAGGTGTATTGCCAGATTTGACGATTGATAGCATGCGCAAAGAAGCTTGGCAGAGGCGTAATGCTGCAGTTCAAGCTTCAGTTCAGAATACAGTTAATTCTGCTGGCCAGCCGTTACCCGAACTTGCAGAACAAGCCATTATTGGTGGTGAAATGCCACCGCAGCAAAATATGCAACCTGTTATGCAGCAAGGGCAACACAACATCATGCCTGCGGTTCAGCAGTTGATGGCGAGCTATCGGCAAGGCCAAGGTGTTAATGAGCCAATGCCGCCGCAACAGGCGCAGATTATTCCACGCGATATGTTGCTTAATGAGCTGACTGGATTGCAAACTAGCCAGCAAATGATTGCAGTTCAACCAAGCCAATTAAAAGAAGTGATTCAAAATCAGATCGCCAATAATATGCCTTCAGCAAATATTGGACGATTTGAATCAGATGCGATTGATCTGATTAGCATGATGTTTGAATTTATTCTTTCTGACAGTTTGCTACCCGATCCAATTAAATCCCAAGTGAGTCGTTTACAAATTCCGGTGGTTAAAGCAGTGATCGCTGATCCGGGTTTTTTCAGTCAGCACGGACATGTTTCGAAAAAGTTAATTAACACCATGGCGCACGCTGGTGTGGGGTGGCATGACGATGAGCGTGGTAAGCGTTTATTGTCTTTTATGACCAAGCAGGTAGATAATATTTTACAGCGCTATCAGCAAGATGCCGGTGTTTTCGAATTGGCAGAGCTTGAGTTAACTGATTATTTGCAAAATGACCAGCGCCGGACTGAGCTGTTAGAAAAAAGAATCCGCGAAGCGGAAGAAGGTAAGGCTCGAAATCAGCAAGCTGTTGAAAAAAATGACAAGATATTAAAGCCATTATTAAGTGGTGCTTTGGCTGAGCCAGTAGCCAAGTTATTACATCACTGGCAGCAGGTTTTAAAAATTGATTGGTTAAAGCATGGCGATGATCCGGGCGGTATTTGGGATAAAAATTGTCAAGAAGCAGCGCTTTTATCTGGGCTTGGTAAAGGCTTGCCAATTAATGCAGGTGAACTAGGGCGACTGGCGGAAGCGTTAAAACAAGGTTTTATGCGCAATGGCTTAGATGAGCCAGAAGTGCGTCGGTTGTTAAAACAAATTCAACAGCCATTGCAAATTCCTCAGCAAGCATGCTCTGCAAATGAAGCGCTTTACCAACCAGCCGACGAAACTACTGGTTTGGCTGCAGATGTAATACCGCAGGCTGATTTGGATGAGCAGGTTGAAGATCAGTCTTCCCAGGCGTTGTTAACTGAACCAGCACCAATGGAGCAATTTATTGCTACGTCATCAGCGCAAGGTGCCGAACAAGCTGTGAGTAATGCGCCGGTTGAGCCGGATATGAGTTCTTGGTTATCGATGGTGGATAGCTTTTGCCGTGGCCAATGGTTTGAATGGCAAGATCAAGATAATAAACTTCGTTGTAAATTAGCGGCAGTTATTGGTAGTAGTGGCCGTTATATTTTTGTCGATCGTAATGGTATGAAAGTGCGAGACAACAATCGTGATGAGCTAGCTCAAGCGCTACAGGCTCAGCAGTTAAGGTTATTAGATGACGCGGCAATGTTTGACCGTGCGCTAGAAGCGGTGATTGTTAATTTGCGGGAAGTGGGTGAAAAAATAGGTTAA
- the nadC gene encoding carboxylating nicotinate-nucleotide diphosphorylase yields the protein MNRPDYLTQDLIDRDCRLALKEDLGQSAHKKLDPSADITAQLIDQNTQCTARVLCRDNAVISGIDWVESCLQQVDPTLSIEWLVKDGDQVSADSVLCNISGPARALLTAERPALNFLQTLSATATATAAYAKAIAHTSCRLLDTRKTLPGMRLAQKYAVLCGQGKNHRIGLWDAFLIKENHIMACGGIAQAIEKAKEIAPGKPVEVETENLDELQQALNAGADIIMLDNYSLDDMRSAVSINAGKAKLEASGNVDLLTIASIAETGVDFISVGAITKHVTAIDLSLRVQH from the coding sequence ATGAATCGACCTGACTATCTGACCCAAGACCTGATTGATCGAGACTGCCGACTGGCATTAAAAGAAGATCTCGGCCAATCCGCCCATAAAAAGCTCGACCCGTCTGCCGACATCACCGCACAATTAATTGACCAAAACACCCAATGTACCGCACGTGTATTATGCCGCGACAATGCGGTTATTAGTGGTATCGATTGGGTCGAAAGCTGCTTACAACAAGTCGATCCAACACTTTCAATTGAATGGCTGGTAAAAGATGGCGACCAGGTATCTGCCGACTCAGTGCTGTGCAATATTAGCGGCCCAGCTCGGGCACTATTGACTGCTGAAAGACCTGCATTGAATTTCTTGCAAACCTTGTCCGCAACGGCAACTGCGACCGCAGCTTATGCCAAAGCGATTGCCCACACATCTTGTCGCTTACTCGATACCCGAAAAACTTTACCCGGCATGCGGCTCGCTCAAAAATATGCCGTTTTATGCGGTCAGGGTAAAAACCATCGGATTGGTTTATGGGATGCTTTTTTAATTAAAGAGAATCATATTATGGCCTGTGGCGGTATTGCCCAAGCAATTGAAAAAGCCAAAGAGATCGCACCAGGCAAACCCGTTGAAGTTGAAACAGAGAACCTTGATGAACTGCAACAAGCGCTAAATGCCGGCGCCGATATCATTATGCTGGATAACTACTCTCTGGATGATATGCGCAGCGCAGTTTCAATCAATGCAGGTAAAGCCAAGCTAGAAGCTTCGGGTAATGTTGATTTATTGACCATTGCTTCTATTGCAGAAACCGGCGTTGATTTTATTTCAGTTGGCGCGATTACCAAACACGTAACAGCAATCGATTTATCGTTACGGGTTCAGCACTAA
- a CDS encoding histidine phosphatase family protein, protein MQNSNDGLIYFRHGETDLNARGFFQGLLDSPLTEFGRSQAIEARTKIANINFYAAYCSETIRAE, encoded by the coding sequence ATTCAGAATAGTAATGACGGCCTTATATATTTTCGCCATGGTGAAACTGATTTAAATGCACGAGGGTTTTTTCAGGGACTGCTGGATTCGCCTTTAACGGAATTCGGTAGGTCACAAGCTATCGAAGCACGAACAAAAATAGCGAATATCAACTTTTATGCCGCTTACTGTTCTGAAACTATTCGGGCAGAATAA
- a CDS encoding GNAT family N-acetyltransferase, whose product MNIKLFTELTDEIETQIEQLFDLCGGYSQRVFDYILCGRDVLFCMAYQGDMLVATSIGYVTRPGIFESWVGAVHPDYRSKGIGLELQLAQHAHCQGNGIHFIETITSNDNFPMQLINLKTGMKIVGMICDKPDEIKLKFTKCLQTIDSE is encoded by the coding sequence ATGAATATCAAGCTATTTACAGAGTTAACTGATGAGATAGAAACACAAATCGAGCAGTTGTTTGACCTCTGTGGTGGCTATAGCCAGCGGGTGTTTGACTATATTTTATGTGGAAGAGATGTTCTGTTTTGCATGGCGTATCAAGGTGACATGCTTGTTGCTACATCGATTGGTTATGTCACGCGACCAGGAATTTTTGAGAGTTGGGTTGGTGCGGTACACCCTGACTATCGAAGCAAAGGAATAGGCCTTGAACTGCAACTAGCTCAGCATGCACATTGCCAGGGGAATGGTATTCATTTTATTGAAACCATAACCAGTAATGATAATTTTCCAATGCAGCTGATTAATTTAAAAACAGGAATGAAAATTGTCGGGATGATTTGTGATAAACCCGATGAAATAAAACTCAAATTTACTAAATGCTTGCAGACAATCGATTCAGAATAG
- a CDS encoding YceI family protein, with product MNVFKKAVGYSALALTLSGMASTSLLAVEKLTFTASLMGEDFQGGFSKFNKNFTFDAAKPQAALLELQVNTASFFSGDAERDELAVGSEWFAASSFATAIVKGSLAATTVQQQYQFNGTIELKGLIKPISFPLQISKTSTGYHYQGEARLNRLDFNVGTGEWTDTSTIGNQIKIQFQFDS from the coding sequence ATGAATGTTTTCAAAAAAGCAGTGGGTTACTCTGCATTAGCATTGACATTATCAGGTATGGCGTCAACTTCGCTGTTAGCAGTTGAAAAACTTACCTTTACCGCGAGTCTAATGGGTGAAGATTTTCAGGGTGGATTTTCTAAGTTCAATAAGAATTTCACTTTTGATGCAGCAAAACCTCAAGCAGCACTACTGGAGTTGCAAGTGAATACTGCCAGCTTTTTTAGTGGTGATGCTGAGCGAGATGAATTGGCGGTTGGCTCTGAATGGTTTGCTGCTTCGAGTTTTGCTACAGCGATTGTAAAAGGTTCTTTAGCGGCAACTACTGTACAACAGCAATATCAATTTAACGGCACTATCGAGCTAAAAGGCCTAATTAAGCCGATTAGTTTTCCATTGCAAATTAGTAAAACATCCACTGGTTATCATTACCAAGGTGAAGCACGTTTGAATCGACTGGATTTTAATGTTGGTACGGGAGAATGGACTGATACTTCAACCATTGGCAATCAAATAAAAATTCAGTTTCAGTTCGACAGTTAG
- a CDS encoding cytochrome b — protein sequence MNWRNHAAGYGLLSRVLHWLIALFVFWMLYLGLTMHDLPLGLEKLKQINLHKALGVTVFALVLIRLIWKLSNPSVKAPPGQPKWQQRAAEAAHWSLYGFMLAMPISGWVMSTAAGYPVSYFGLAKFPLLFEKNKQLQDIGHVVHEFASWAFIAVLVAHVGAALYHHFVVKDEVLKRMLKD from the coding sequence ATGAACTGGCGAAATCATGCAGCAGGTTATGGCCTGCTTTCCAGAGTATTACACTGGCTCATCGCGCTATTTGTTTTTTGGATGCTCTATTTAGGGCTGACCATGCATGACTTACCGTTGGGCTTGGAAAAGTTAAAGCAAATTAACCTGCACAAAGCATTGGGCGTTACGGTGTTTGCTCTGGTGTTGATTCGCTTAATTTGGAAGTTGTCTAACCCATCAGTGAAGGCGCCACCAGGTCAGCCGAAATGGCAGCAAAGAGCAGCTGAAGCAGCTCATTGGAGTCTTTATGGGTTTATGTTGGCAATGCCGATTAGTGGTTGGGTGATGTCAACTGCAGCTGGCTATCCAGTCAGCTATTTTGGATTGGCCAAATTTCCATTATTATTTGAAAAGAATAAGCAGCTGCAAGATATCGGCCATGTTGTACATGAGTTTGCAAGCTGGGCATTTATTGCGGTATTAGTTGCTCATGTCGGTGCTGCGCTCTATCACCACTTTGTAGTGAAAGATGAAGTATTAAAGCGAATGCTAAAAGATTAG
- a CDS encoding YceI family protein codes for MKSWFKAGALIVSCGLFAAGAQAAPADYQFDQAHSKVLFKVNHHGLSNFRGQFADFDGQVTLDLDKIENSKLDIIIDPASVDTDVAALDKHLKNADFFDVTKYPQARFVSKNFRAITKARYAVEGELTMHGVTKPVTLFATLNFDGQHPLGKYVPSYKGNWAGVSANATILRSDFGMNTYVPAVGDEIQLEFELELKQKK; via the coding sequence ATGAAAAGCTGGTTTAAAGCAGGTGCGTTAATTGTTTCTTGTGGTTTATTTGCAGCGGGCGCTCAAGCTGCTCCAGCGGATTACCAGTTTGATCAGGCTCACAGTAAGGTTCTGTTCAAAGTTAATCATCACGGGCTATCCAACTTCCGCGGTCAATTTGCTGATTTTGATGGGCAGGTGACACTGGATCTGGACAAGATTGAAAACAGCAAGTTGGATATTATTATTGATCCTGCCAGTGTTGATACCGATGTCGCTGCGCTAGATAAGCATTTAAAAAATGCTGATTTTTTTGATGTAACTAAATATCCGCAGGCTCGTTTTGTTAGTAAAAATTTCCGTGCAATCACTAAAGCACGTTATGCGGTAGAAGGCGAGCTGACTATGCATGGTGTGACCAAGCCGGTGACTTTGTTTGCAACACTGAATTTTGATGGTCAGCATCCGCTCGGAAAATATGTACCTTCTTATAAAGGTAATTGGGCGGGTGTTTCAGCCAACGCGACTATTTTGCGTAGTGATTTTGGTATGAATACCTATGTGCCAGCTGTGGGTGATGAAATCCAACTGGAATTTGAACTTGAATTAAAGCAAAAGAAGTAA
- a CDS encoding LysR family transcriptional regulator: MFIAKLPMQDWNQLRFFLALSSHGTLARAAEKLQVNQSTVFRRLKQLEDDLGFSLFIRTSTGYQLTSAGEQILKHAQSIEDHFDQLKQTTSPAEDQLAGNIRVSTLDTVALQLIPQVISQFRELHPLVHIDLMVSESRHNLARREADIAIRATRRPPDYLIGKKLFSQPWCLWASQDYLDQHGYPEKGQLAQHKFLLGIGDLGEAPIMPVLEHMLSKDQIVCRSNSMLALQQLCRQGVGLLPGLQCETSDLISTMDFPEVPQSELWLLYHPDQKTQPRIKAFTQFIMDNFKRTTLVGI; this comes from the coding sequence ATGTTCATTGCGAAATTGCCTATGCAAGACTGGAATCAACTCAGGTTTTTCCTTGCGCTATCAAGCCATGGAACACTGGCACGTGCTGCAGAGAAGCTACAGGTTAACCAATCCACTGTTTTTAGGAGATTAAAGCAACTAGAAGACGATTTAGGCTTTAGTCTATTTATTCGAACTTCGACCGGCTATCAATTAACTTCTGCTGGCGAGCAAATCCTTAAGCACGCGCAATCAATAGAAGATCATTTCGATCAATTGAAGCAAACCACTTCACCTGCTGAAGATCAGTTGGCTGGTAACATTCGGGTTTCAACGCTGGATACCGTTGCACTGCAACTAATACCTCAAGTGATTAGCCAATTCAGAGAACTTCACCCTTTAGTACATATCGATTTAATGGTTAGCGAAAGTCGCCACAATCTTGCACGTCGTGAAGCTGACATTGCGATTCGAGCAACCCGTCGACCACCTGATTACCTGATTGGTAAAAAATTATTCAGTCAGCCTTGGTGTTTATGGGCCAGCCAAGATTATCTTGATCAGCATGGCTACCCGGAAAAAGGGCAGCTAGCACAACATAAGTTTTTGCTAGGGATTGGTGATTTGGGTGAAGCCCCGATTATGCCGGTACTGGAGCATATGTTGTCCAAAGACCAAATCGTTTGCCGCAGCAATAGCATGCTGGCGTTACAGCAACTTTGTCGCCAAGGTGTTGGACTATTACCCGGCTTGCAATGCGAAACATCTGACTTGATAAGCACCATGGATTTTCCCGAAGTACCTCAGTCTGAGTTATGGCTACTTTACCATCCTGACCAAAAAACTCAGCCACGGATTAAAGCTTTCACCCAGTTCATAATGGATAACTTTAAACGCACGACTCTGGTCGGAATTTAA
- a CDS encoding DNA recombination protein RmuC: protein MTTLTLDNLHFIFIGLSLILLISSVVLASASNKNKALLSQAQLAAQRLSADNLSSTSQLQNLELETTQTISTLHAQLEHARQQNQQHNEQLIALEKNKQQMNLQFENLAQKIFEEKGKTFTEKNQSSMDALLAPFKEQLSQFKTQLDQSHHRDNQDRASLREQVSQLMNLNQKINQEAINLTRALKSENKTQGNWGELVLEKVLEKSGLRKGEEYQVQESFKDDSGSRRQPDVIIRLPEGKDVIIDSKVSLTAYQKYISSEDQAEALTALKAHVESVRRHIRQLSDKDYSQLSGLNSLDFVLMFMPIEPAFVAAFQHDPQLFTDAFDQKIIVVTPTTLLATLRTIENIWRYERQNQNAIEIAEQAGKLYDKLRVFCEKMEKTDAQLTTARNTFDDAMNSLSQGRGNLIAQAGKFLDMGVRVKKQLPKTLTDKADPSE from the coding sequence ATGACGACATTAACACTCGACAATCTTCATTTTATTTTTATCGGATTGAGCCTGATTCTACTGATTAGTTCAGTGGTTTTAGCAAGTGCTTCAAATAAGAACAAAGCGCTACTTAGCCAGGCTCAACTAGCAGCCCAACGGCTATCGGCAGATAACCTGTCATCGACAAGTCAGCTACAAAATCTTGAACTAGAAACCACACAAACAATTAGCACACTACACGCGCAGTTGGAACATGCTCGTCAGCAAAACCAGCAGCATAATGAACAGCTGATTGCTCTGGAAAAAAACAAACAGCAAATGAACTTGCAGTTTGAAAACCTGGCGCAAAAGATTTTTGAAGAAAAAGGTAAAACCTTTACTGAAAAAAATCAGTCTTCGATGGATGCCTTGCTTGCACCATTTAAAGAACAACTCAGCCAGTTCAAAACCCAGCTAGATCAATCTCACCACCGAGACAACCAAGACCGTGCTTCGTTAAGAGAACAAGTTTCTCAATTAATGAACCTGAATCAGAAAATAAATCAGGAAGCGATTAACCTGACCCGCGCCTTAAAAAGCGAAAACAAAACTCAAGGCAACTGGGGTGAATTAGTACTAGAAAAAGTGCTAGAAAAATCAGGGCTTCGTAAGGGCGAGGAATATCAGGTACAAGAGAGCTTCAAAGATGACAGCGGCAGTCGCCGTCAACCTGACGTAATTATTCGATTACCCGAAGGCAAAGATGTCATCATCGACTCTAAAGTATCTCTAACCGCTTACCAGAAGTACATCTCCAGTGAAGATCAAGCTGAAGCATTGACTGCATTAAAAGCGCACGTTGAATCGGTACGCCGTCATATTCGCCAACTCAGTGATAAAGATTACAGCCAACTTTCAGGGCTCAATTCTCTAGATTTTGTTCTAATGTTCATGCCGATTGAACCGGCTTTTGTTGCAGCATTCCAACATGACCCTCAATTATTCACTGACGCTTTTGACCAAAAAATAATTGTAGTGACTCCAACCACATTGCTGGCGACCTTGAGAACCATTGAAAATATTTGGCGCTATGAACGGCAGAACCAAAATGCAATAGAAATTGCCGAACAAGCCGGCAAGCTTTATGACAAGCTACGGGTTTTTTGTGAAAAAATGGAGAAAACAGATGCCCAGCTAACCACCGCACGAAATACCTTTGATGACGCGATGAATAGCCTTAGCCAAGGGCGCGGCAATCTAATCGCTCAGGCTGGAAAGTTTCTTGACATGGGGGTTCGAGTAAAAAAGCAATTACCGAAAACGCTCACTGACAAAGCTGACCCGTCCGAATAG
- a CDS encoding alpha/beta fold hydrolase produces MIKKISHLSAISIISASLLFTGCTSNQQDSLFDSAVSFARSSVDLEVKTALAGDVTLTYMERPSTLTENAETVLLLHGFSANKDNWIRFTDALDEKYHVIAVDLAGHGDSEKSLTTNYGLVKQAERLDALMTGLGIETFHIAGNSMGGAISTIFSFNYPTKVKSLTLIDAAGVDGDTPSEYYQALAKGTNPLIATDEESFEFRMDFTMSQPPILPWPLRPALFRKTMARVDINKKIFSDMIETKQHLIESNFQQSMQTTFAEHKLPTLIMWGKEDRVLDVSAVAAFKQLMPAATVHIFDGVGHLPMVEIPNESAKVYQDFLASIK; encoded by the coding sequence ATGATAAAAAAAATCAGCCACCTCAGCGCCATTTCTATTATCAGCGCCAGTTTATTATTTACTGGGTGTACTTCTAACCAACAGGACAGCCTATTCGATAGTGCAGTTAGCTTTGCCAGAAGTAGTGTTGATTTAGAAGTAAAGACAGCATTGGCGGGCGATGTAACCCTAACTTATATGGAGCGCCCAAGCACTTTAACCGAAAATGCAGAAACTGTTTTATTGTTGCATGGATTTTCTGCTAATAAAGACAACTGGATTCGTTTTACCGATGCACTTGATGAAAAATATCATGTCATTGCAGTAGATCTAGCAGGACACGGCGATTCAGAAAAGTCACTCACTACCAATTATGGTCTTGTTAAGCAAGCTGAGCGTTTAGATGCTCTCATGACGGGTTTAGGTATTGAAACCTTTCATATTGCCGGTAATTCAATGGGCGGAGCAATTAGTACTATTTTTAGTTTTAATTATCCAACTAAAGTAAAAAGCTTAACTTTGATTGATGCTGCCGGTGTTGATGGTGACACTCCTAGCGAGTATTACCAAGCACTTGCCAAAGGCACTAACCCGCTAATTGCCACCGATGAAGAAAGCTTTGAGTTTCGCATGGATTTTACCATGAGCCAACCACCGATATTACCTTGGCCTTTACGCCCAGCCTTATTCCGAAAAACAATGGCTCGAGTTGATATCAACAAAAAAATCTTTAGCGACATGATTGAAACAAAACAGCATTTAATCGAAAGCAATTTCCAACAGTCTATGCAAACAACGTTTGCTGAACACAAACTACCAACGCTGATTATGTGGGGCAAAGAAGATCGAGTATTGGACGTATCAGCCGTCGCTGCCTTTAAGCAATTAATGCCCGCAGCAACTGTGCATATTTTTGATGGTGTTGGCCACCTGCCTATGGTAGAAATTCCAAATGAGAGCGCAAAAGTTTACCAGGATTTTCTAGCATCCATAAAATAA